Proteins co-encoded in one Flavobacteriaceae bacterium MAR_2009_75 genomic window:
- a CDS encoding AraC-like DNA-binding protein, translated as MKNILDINSVGDYLNLRNQEILHPLVGLVDFEKVSDESKVIKKYDALNFNCYALFLKDAKGCKMKYGGKAYDYDKGTLVFVAPEQMVGLSYDDPNFRPKGYALLFHPDLLLGTELARKIEDFSFFSYSVKEALHLSAKERTVILSLLDKIQYELEQNLDKHSKKLIVANIELLLDYCMRFYDRQFLTREVENLTFMTKFNELLNAYFKSDKPQKHGTPSVGYFAEQLYLSSNYFGDLVKKETGKSAQEYIQNKLIEVAKERVFDPAKSVSEIAYELGFKYPQHFSRLFKQKVGHSPKEFRASIN; from the coding sequence ATGAAAAATATTTTGGACATCAATTCAGTCGGCGATTATCTCAATTTACGAAACCAAGAGATTTTACATCCTTTGGTGGGTTTGGTAGATTTTGAGAAGGTAAGTGATGAAAGTAAGGTCATTAAAAAATATGATGCGTTAAATTTTAATTGTTATGCCCTGTTTCTTAAGGATGCCAAAGGGTGTAAGATGAAGTACGGGGGAAAGGCCTACGATTATGATAAAGGAACTTTGGTCTTTGTGGCCCCGGAGCAAATGGTTGGTTTATCGTATGACGACCCCAATTTTCGTCCAAAAGGGTACGCACTCCTTTTTCACCCCGATTTACTTCTGGGTACCGAGCTGGCACGTAAAATTGAGGATTTTAGTTTTTTCTCTTATTCCGTTAAAGAAGCTCTGCACCTATCGGCTAAAGAACGAACAGTTATTTTGAGCCTGTTGGATAAAATTCAGTATGAGTTGGAACAGAACCTTGACAAGCATAGCAAAAAATTGATCGTGGCAAATATTGAACTGCTTTTAGATTATTGTATGCGATTCTACGACCGTCAGTTTTTGACCCGCGAAGTAGAGAACCTGACTTTCATGACTAAATTCAATGAATTGTTGAACGCATACTTTAAATCAGATAAGCCCCAAAAACACGGCACGCCCTCGGTAGGTTATTTTGCCGAACAGTTGTACCTGTCTTCCAATTACTTTGGGGATTTGGTTAAAAAAGAGACTGGAAAATCAGCTCAAGAATACATTCAGAACAAACTTATTGAAGTAGCCAAAGAAAGGGTATTTGACCCAGCCAAATCGGTGAGTGAGATTGCTTACGAACTAGGGTTTAAATACCCCCAACATTTTAGTCGCTTGTTCAAGCAAAAAGTGGGGCATTCGCCAAAGGAATTTAGGGCCTCGATTAATTAA
- a CDS encoding glutaredoxin, whose translation MKRVGNCIKDQLFFLKHERLKMKDFLITCCLTLFLSVSCLGQEVTLDNEQGSTSKINADSIIIYGSDTCHFCLDTKSFLTSKQIAFTYYDVDVNIVKQREMLIKVQKAGLSTNQIALPVIDKNGQLFMNDSDFEAFLKKIAN comes from the coding sequence ATGAAAAGAGTTGGGAATTGTATAAAGGACCAACTCTTTTTTCTTAAACATGAAAGATTAAAGATGAAAGATTTTCTAATTACCTGTTGCTTGACCCTATTTTTAAGTGTAAGCTGTTTAGGCCAAGAGGTGACACTTGATAATGAACAGGGTTCAACATCAAAAATAAATGCTGATAGCATTATTATCTATGGAAGTGATACCTGCCACTTTTGTTTAGACACCAAGTCTTTTCTTACCAGCAAACAAATAGCGTTCACATACTATGACGTAGATGTAAACATTGTAAAACAACGGGAAATGTTGATCAAGGTTCAAAAAGCAGGATTATCAACCAATCAAATAGCGTTACCGGTGATTGATAAAAATGGGCAACTATTTATGAACGATAGCGATTTTGAGGCTTTCTTAAAAAAGATTGCAAACTAG
- a CDS encoding fructokinase, which produces MLSNKIDILSVGEVLIDFIGHQQGVLINNTRDYHRYLGGSATNVAMNCARLGLRSSLVATVGNDGFGEYIIKRLDEAQIETDNIYELEEASTSVIFVSRSESTPDFIPYRQADNCIVDSQITKETLSNSRIYHTTCFALSKEPAQSTILKKAKEAFDLGCKLSIDVNYAKKLWSSQEQAVQVIKAYCKFNPLIKISEDDMLRLFEKKLPHNEIFEFFHSEGAEIVCLTLGSKGVKLSQKEKGVIELPAIKVEKVQDTTGAGDAFWSGFLFAYIKEKTIEECLEVALKLAALKLQNVGRLPDNIDILSKLL; this is translated from the coding sequence GTGTTGAGCAACAAGATAGATATTTTAAGTGTAGGAGAGGTCCTTATTGATTTTATTGGTCACCAACAGGGAGTACTTATAAATAATACCAGAGATTACCATAGATACTTAGGAGGTTCAGCTACCAATGTGGCCATGAATTGTGCCCGATTAGGCCTTCGTTCTTCATTGGTGGCCACTGTAGGAAACGATGGTTTTGGAGAATATATAATCAAGAGACTGGATGAGGCCCAAATCGAAACGGATAATATTTATGAGCTGGAGGAAGCATCTACCAGTGTAATCTTTGTATCCCGGTCGGAAAGCACTCCCGATTTTATCCCTTACAGACAAGCAGATAATTGCATTGTAGATTCGCAAATAACCAAAGAAACACTCTCCAATTCTAGAATATACCACACGACCTGCTTTGCCCTAAGCAAAGAACCGGCCCAGAGCACCATCTTAAAAAAGGCCAAGGAAGCCTTTGACCTCGGTTGTAAATTGAGCATTGATGTAAATTATGCCAAAAAGCTGTGGTCTAGCCAAGAACAGGCGGTTCAGGTCATAAAAGCGTATTGTAAATTCAATCCGCTTATAAAGATAAGTGAAGATGATATGCTGCGCTTGTTTGAAAAAAAACTGCCCCACAATGAAATTTTCGAGTTCTTTCATTCAGAAGGAGCGGAAATTGTTTGTTTAACCCTGGGGAGTAAAGGCGTGAAGCTATCGCAAAAAGAAAAAGGTGTCATCGAACTACCGGCCATTAAGGTTGAAAAAGTTCAAGATACTACCGGAGCGGGAGATGCGTTTTGGTCCGGTTTTCTTTTCGCCTATATTAAAGAAAAAACAATCGAAGAATGTCTTGAAGTGGCATTGAAGTTGGCAGCCTTAAAATTACAGAATGTTGGGCGATTGCCAGATAATATCGATATTTTGTCAAAACTATTATAA
- a CDS encoding maltose/moltooligosaccharide transporter yields the protein MLKKPKLSFWQILNMNVGFFGIQYSFGLQQSAVTPIYDFLGASPDQIPILHLAGPVTGLLVQPIIGALSDKTWSPKFGRRKPYFLIGAILCSLTLFAFPYSSTLWMAAGLLWILDVGNNTAMEPYRALIADKLDIEQQPLGFQMQSFFTGLGQVLANVSLFIFPLIIIGTTGSLPTWVYASFFLGAVCSIATILWSMSKTKEIPPTAEELKRIRESRSILEPLIEIFRAVKEMPKVMWQLALVYLFQWYALFCYWQNSSKSVALSVWKATPENTQAYSEAVSWTGLVNGWYNVVTFLIAFALVGLAKKYSAKKVHAFCLVIAAVGFLAFPHIENKNLLFFAITGFGIGWASMMGIPYLMVVAAIPKERYGVYMGIINMMIVIPMIIQTLSFGFILKNMLDNDPRNAITFSGVLLLISAVCTLLIKENKKNYSSLF from the coding sequence ATGCTTAAAAAACCTAAACTTAGTTTTTGGCAGATACTGAACATGAATGTTGGCTTTTTTGGTATTCAGTACAGCTTTGGTCTTCAGCAAAGTGCAGTTACACCTATTTACGACTTTCTAGGGGCAAGTCCGGATCAAATTCCCATTTTACACCTTGCAGGTCCGGTGACAGGTCTATTGGTGCAACCCATTATTGGCGCCCTTAGTGATAAAACATGGAGTCCAAAATTTGGTAGGCGAAAGCCTTATTTTCTAATTGGCGCCATTCTATGTAGCCTCACCTTATTTGCATTCCCATATAGCAGCACTCTTTGGATGGCGGCCGGTCTATTATGGATTTTAGACGTAGGAAATAACACGGCCATGGAGCCTTATAGAGCCCTAATAGCCGATAAGCTGGATATAGAACAGCAGCCTTTGGGCTTTCAGATGCAAAGTTTTTTTACGGGATTGGGCCAAGTACTTGCCAATGTATCGCTGTTTATATTCCCACTTATTATTATTGGCACTACAGGTTCTCTGCCCACTTGGGTATATGCCTCCTTTTTCCTAGGTGCCGTCTGCTCTATAGCCACCATATTGTGGAGCATGAGCAAGACCAAAGAAATACCCCCAACAGCAGAAGAATTAAAACGTATTAGGGAGAGCAGGAGTATTTTGGAGCCTTTGATAGAAATTTTTAGGGCAGTTAAGGAAATGCCCAAAGTAATGTGGCAATTGGCCCTAGTTTACCTTTTTCAATGGTATGCCCTGTTTTGCTATTGGCAAAACTCATCTAAAAGTGTGGCCCTATCCGTTTGGAAGGCTACCCCTGAAAATACCCAGGCTTATAGTGAAGCGGTAAGTTGGACAGGTTTGGTAAATGGGTGGTATAACGTTGTTACTTTTTTAATAGCATTCGCCCTAGTTGGTTTAGCCAAAAAATATAGCGCAAAAAAGGTGCATGCCTTTTGCCTTGTCATTGCCGCCGTTGGGTTTTTGGCATTTCCGCATATAGAAAATAAAAACCTGCTATTCTTTGCTATCACAGGTTTTGGTATTGGTTGGGCAAGTATGATGGGTATTCCCTACCTTATGGTAGTAGCCGCTATACCCAAAGAACGTTATGGCGTTTATATGGGTATTATCAATATGATGATCGTGATACCCATGATCATACAAACATTGTCTTTTGGCTTTATTTTAAAGAACATGCTAGACAATGACCCTAGAAATGCCATTACTTTTTCAGGTGTACTGTTGCTCATAAGCGCGGTCTGTACGCTTTTGATCAAAGAAAACAAAAAAAATTATAGTTCCTTATTTTAA
- a CDS encoding sucrose phosphorylase has translation MFNAYPDSIGSNLSDTVTMLRMPEFKEVFSLFYVLPTFFNSDLDRGFSIIDYNINEELVSKDDLKALEELGIMLKFDIVLNHLSVASPQFKDLIQYGEHSKYKDFFINWNTFWKGHGELNDKGIIIPKKEYLDKLFMRKAGLPILNVPFPDGSQQPYWNTFYQKIDNENNSILGQMDVNAKSQLVWDFYEETLAKVKSYGCSILRLDAFAYLHKEIGKSNFFNKPGTWDYLKRINQIATKNGLTLLPEIHAEYGLHLHDEVADEGYQIYDFFLPGLMIHTLETSDHSALFTWAREIVEKGYRTVNMLGCHDGIPVLDLKGKEISGTYQKGLLEDKEIETIMSTIMERGGRVKNLYGPSGKKISYYQVNATFFSALGENEQKLLLARAIQMFMPGIPQVWYLDIFAGKNDYAAADNAGSGGHKEINRTTLTMEAVTAGLQKKIVLNQLNIMRLRNTCDAFNGSMKINDSAKNEIDIIWENGSDFAHLKANLNTFKFSIRYTQAGSTKQTVY, from the coding sequence ATGTTCAATGCCTACCCAGACAGTATCGGTAGTAATCTTAGCGATACGGTTACCATGCTTAGAATGCCCGAGTTTAAAGAGGTATTTTCCTTATTTTATGTATTACCTACCTTTTTTAATAGTGACCTCGATAGAGGTTTTTCGATTATTGACTATAACATTAACGAAGAACTAGTTTCTAAAGATGATTTAAAGGCTTTGGAAGAACTGGGCATTATGTTGAAGTTCGATATTGTTCTTAACCATTTATCGGTGGCATCACCACAATTTAAAGACTTGATTCAATATGGGGAACACTCTAAATACAAAGATTTTTTTATTAATTGGAATACTTTCTGGAAAGGTCACGGAGAATTGAACGATAAGGGCATAATCATACCAAAAAAAGAGTATTTAGATAAACTCTTCATGAGAAAAGCAGGATTGCCCATTTTGAATGTTCCTTTCCCCGACGGTAGCCAACAACCCTATTGGAATACCTTTTATCAAAAAATAGATAATGAGAACAATAGTATTTTGGGCCAGATGGATGTTAATGCCAAGTCTCAATTAGTTTGGGACTTTTATGAAGAAACATTGGCCAAGGTAAAAAGCTATGGCTGTTCTATTCTTCGTTTAGATGCTTTTGCCTATTTGCATAAAGAGATCGGTAAATCAAACTTTTTTAATAAACCCGGTACGTGGGATTATTTAAAGAGGATCAACCAAATAGCAACGAAAAATGGATTGACCCTTTTGCCGGAAATACATGCCGAGTATGGTCTTCATTTACATGATGAAGTAGCGGATGAAGGGTATCAGATATATGATTTTTTCCTGCCCGGATTAATGATACACACCTTGGAAACTTCAGACCATAGTGCACTGTTCACTTGGGCAAGGGAAATCGTAGAAAAGGGATATAGAACGGTAAATATGTTGGGCTGTCATGATGGTATACCGGTCTTAGATCTAAAAGGAAAGGAAATCTCCGGAACATACCAAAAAGGCCTGCTAGAAGATAAGGAGATTGAAACCATAATGAGCACTATTATGGAGAGAGGAGGTCGGGTAAAGAATCTATATGGGCCATCAGGGAAAAAAATATCCTATTACCAAGTAAACGCCACATTTTTCAGTGCTTTGGGCGAAAACGAGCAAAAGTTGCTATTGGCCAGGGCCATTCAAATGTTTATGCCAGGTATACCCCAAGTCTGGTATTTGGATATTTTTGCAGGTAAGAATGATTATGCTGCTGCGGATAATGCGGGCAGTGGCGGACATAAAGAAATCAACAGAACTACATTGACCATGGAAGCGGTAACCGCTGGACTTCAAAAGAAAATCGTTCTGAACCAGCTAAATATCATGAGATTGCGTAATACATGTGATGCGTTCAATGGCAGCATGAAAATTAATGATTCCGCGAAAAATGAAATAGATATTATTTGGGAGAATGGCAGCGATTTCGCACATTTAAAAGCCAATTTAAATACTTTTAAATTTTCAATACGATATACTCAAGCTGGTAGCACTAAGCAAACGGTATACTAA
- a CDS encoding excinuclease ABC subunit A: MEKRHEERAQKEGFVAISGARQHNLKDVSLEIPRDALVVFTGISGSGKSSLAFGTLYAEAQRRYLESVSPYARRLFHQMPIPEVDEIEGLPPAVALQQQRGSGTTRSSVGSVTTLSNLLRMLYSRAGDYPPNQPILYADSFSTNTPEGVCPECHGLGRVYQVTEKSMVLNDTLTIREGAIDSWPKAWQGKNLRDILVTLGYDVDTPWKDLPQKDRDWILFTDEQPKVPVYRNLNREELQFAIENKHEPSYMGTYSGAKKLVLHTFANTQSSLMKKRVSKYMISSECPTCHGKRLRPESLSVTFAGYDIADISRLPLKKLLAIFTPYGNGSAPGLTELAKSHKEKALVAQRIAEDLVARLDVLLELGLGYLSLERSTPTLSAGEHQRLRLATQVRSNLFGVVYVLDEPSAGLHPADTEALLKTLDRLKASGNSLFVVEHELDVVRHADWLVDVGPDAGEGGGEILYSGPPAGLQNISKSKTREHLFNDLPFKKSKPRKPTGWLTLNGITKNNLNNLEASFPLGVMTCVTGISGSGKSSLVSQVLVELMSAQLGNTIATEKEEEEDDPLSPEVTAIQGGEITVGSEHLKRMVVVNQKPIGRTPRSNLATYTGLFDVVRKLFSTTKLAKSRKYKAGRFSFNVGKGRCPNCEGEGAVMVELLFLPSVYAPCPVCEGTRYNPETLEITYNKKNIAQVLGLTVNEATDFFNEEERVMRPLKVLQEVGLGYLRLGQPATELSGGEAQRIKLAKELQRLNRGKTLYILDEPTTGLHPTDVEKLQLQLARLVDAGNTVIVVEHDMQVIAESDWVIDMGPGAGEEGGNIVVADVPENVAKNKQSKTAHYLTKILNGQS; this comes from the coding sequence ATGGAGAAAAGGCATGAAGAAAGAGCGCAAAAAGAAGGTTTTGTCGCCATTAGTGGCGCAAGACAACATAACCTCAAAGATGTAAGTCTAGAAATTCCGCGTGATGCACTGGTGGTATTTACCGGCATTTCGGGTTCTGGCAAGTCCTCTCTTGCTTTTGGCACTCTATATGCCGAGGCGCAACGAAGATATCTCGAGTCCGTGTCACCTTATGCTCGTCGTCTATTTCATCAAATGCCCATACCTGAAGTTGATGAGATTGAAGGTTTGCCCCCTGCGGTTGCCTTACAGCAGCAACGCGGTTCGGGAACTACCCGCTCCTCGGTCGGTTCCGTGACTACCTTGTCGAATCTATTGCGCATGTTATATTCCCGTGCAGGCGATTACCCGCCGAATCAGCCGATTTTATATGCGGATTCATTTTCGACCAATACTCCGGAAGGCGTTTGCCCCGAATGTCACGGACTTGGCAGGGTCTACCAAGTTACCGAAAAGAGTATGGTGCTTAATGACACCTTAACTATTAGGGAAGGAGCGATAGACTCATGGCCCAAGGCTTGGCAGGGTAAAAATCTACGGGATATTTTAGTGACACTGGGTTATGATGTAGATACCCCCTGGAAAGACCTTCCACAGAAAGATCGTGACTGGATTTTATTTACAGACGAACAACCAAAGGTGCCGGTATATCGAAACCTAAATAGAGAAGAACTTCAATTTGCCATCGAAAACAAACACGAACCCAGTTATATGGGTACCTATTCGGGTGCAAAAAAACTGGTGTTGCACACCTTTGCCAATACGCAAAGTTCTTTAATGAAAAAGCGTGTTTCTAAATATATGATTAGTAGCGAGTGCCCTACCTGTCATGGCAAACGCCTACGCCCAGAGTCCCTTTCCGTGACTTTTGCTGGCTATGATATTGCCGATATTTCTAGGTTACCGTTGAAAAAACTACTTGCCATCTTCACTCCTTATGGAAATGGTTCTGCGCCGGGCCTAACTGAATTGGCTAAAAGTCACAAAGAGAAAGCGCTGGTGGCACAGCGTATTGCCGAAGACCTGGTGGCAAGATTGGATGTTTTGCTGGAACTGGGGCTAGGATATTTATCATTGGAACGAAGTACACCTACCCTATCTGCCGGTGAACACCAACGTCTACGGTTAGCGACCCAGGTACGTAGCAATCTATTTGGTGTGGTTTATGTGTTAGATGAGCCTTCTGCGGGATTGCATCCTGCGGATACCGAGGCCCTGTTAAAAACATTGGACCGGCTGAAGGCAAGCGGTAATTCCCTTTTTGTTGTGGAGCACGAATTAGATGTGGTACGCCATGCCGATTGGTTGGTAGATGTAGGTCCCGATGCTGGCGAAGGTGGTGGAGAGATTCTTTATAGCGGACCTCCTGCCGGGTTGCAAAATATTTCAAAATCGAAAACTAGGGAGCACCTTTTTAATGACCTTCCTTTTAAAAAATCAAAACCTCGAAAGCCAACAGGATGGCTGACCTTAAACGGAATCACCAAAAACAACTTAAACAATCTTGAGGCCTCCTTCCCTTTGGGCGTGATGACATGTGTTACCGGTATTTCAGGTTCAGGGAAAAGTAGTTTGGTAAGTCAGGTCTTGGTAGAATTGATGTCCGCTCAACTAGGAAACACTATTGCTACCGAGAAAGAGGAAGAAGAGGATGACCCACTTTCACCAGAAGTAACTGCAATACAAGGCGGAGAAATCACCGTAGGTTCAGAACATCTAAAACGTATGGTCGTAGTCAACCAAAAACCGATCGGTAGAACACCACGATCCAACTTGGCCACCTACACCGGCTTGTTCGATGTAGTAAGAAAATTGTTCTCCACTACAAAATTGGCCAAATCACGTAAGTATAAGGCCGGGCGTTTTTCTTTTAATGTAGGAAAAGGACGTTGTCCCAATTGTGAAGGCGAAGGCGCTGTCATGGTAGAGCTCTTATTTCTGCCTAGCGTTTATGCGCCCTGCCCAGTTTGTGAGGGCACACGTTATAATCCCGAAACTTTAGAGATTACCTATAATAAAAAAAATATTGCTCAGGTTCTAGGTCTGACCGTAAACGAAGCCACAGATTTTTTTAATGAGGAAGAACGGGTAATGCGCCCCCTCAAAGTACTGCAAGAAGTAGGGTTGGGTTATTTACGCCTAGGGCAACCCGCCACGGAACTCTCCGGTGGTGAAGCCCAGCGTATAAAATTGGCAAAAGAACTGCAGCGTCTAAACCGAGGAAAAACACTCTATATTCTAGACGAGCCAACAACCGGCTTACACCCAACTGATGTAGAAAAATTACAACTTCAATTAGCCAGATTGGTCGATGCCGGCAATACCGTAATTGTGGTGGAACATGATATGCAAGTCATTGCAGAAAGCGATTGGGTCATAGATATGGGGCCTGGCGCTGGTGAAGAAGGAGGAAATATCGTAGTAGCGGACGTTCCGGAAAATGTGGCGAAAAACAAACAGAGCAAAACTGCACATTATCTAACGAAAATATTGAACGGTCAGTCGTAA
- a CDS encoding outer membrane receptor protein involved in Fe transport (manually curated), producing MSLIKNNAILLILLLLSGGVATAQSISGTVTDEAEVPLGGVNIIIDGTTNGTVTDFDGNYSISDLEDGTYTLTASYLGFKKMSKTIEINGADQTLNFSMQEDAESLDEVVITGVVNPKSKLESSISVSTMGTKRIENAAPRSAGELFRNIPGIRAESSGGEGNANFNVRGVPVSSGGSRYFQIQEDGLPLNLFGDTSFGNADNFLRIDSNIGRVEAIRGGSASTQTSNGPAGIINMISKTGKTEGGSLATTFGLDYQTSRLDFEYGSPIGNGLTFHMGGFMRTGEGPRDIGYQGNKGGQFKANITKEFNSGYVRVYAKFLNDRSVMYLPMPMLLEGNNDDPTYSNLPGFDITGDATQSAYLQQSAGTNPFDGGGRHVNDVRNGNNPISKALGAEFSFDLGNDWKIAGKARYSNNSGQWVAPFTAAVGTVAEIDATARAAAGAGTEALVYSDGAREAFNPENGLAQIIHMFDVTVDDLSNFFSDTKITKKLGDNIGLTAGLFTATQNTKIGWQWSSFISEVKGDGEARLADFDGFSRNGQYSYGTPVWGNCCQRKYNTVHNVNSPYVGIDAGITEKLNFDGSVRFENVNVNGTIQAGPTSQGSYDYDGDGVIQGIEQVVPVIAGNAGQIVNDSYNFVSYSAGLNYKINDGAAVFTRYSKGASGRAADRNTYGADGLADVQFDELSQLEVGVKKRLNNGSLNLTGFISNTDEGISNELNRTVGNPFKALGIEAETALAFGENFSVNGSLTWTKAEIDGGDNEGNTPRRQADFVYNLSPSYNFGATKQHAVVLSVLGTSKSYAQDDNDLVIPGYAYFNLIGRAGLTKGLSLVLSVNNLFDTVGITEVEGNGDGAFGADRLVRARSISGRSSTLSLQYKF from the exons ATGAGTTTAATTAAAAACAATGCGATTTTATTGATTTTGTTATTGCTTTCGGGGGGTGTGGCAACTGCACAATCTATATCCGGTACGGTAACAGACGAGGCAGAAGTGCCCTTGGGCGGAGTAAACATTATTATAGACGGTACTACCAACGGTACGGTTACCGATTTTGACGGTAATTATTCCATAAGCGATTTAGAGGATGGTACCTATACCTTGACCGCTTCTTACCTAGGGTTTAAAAAGATGTCTAAAACCATTGAAATCAATGGCGCCGACCAAACCTTGAATTTTAGTATGCAAGAAGATGCGGAATCTCTTGACGAAGTAGTGATTACCGGGGTGGTCAACCCCAAATCAAAGTTAGAATCGAGTATCTCGGTTTCTACCATGGGTACCAAGCGAATTGAAAATGCGGCGCCTAGAAGTGCCGGTGAACTTTTTAGAAACATACCGGGTATTCGTGCAGAATCTTCAGGTGGTGAAGGTAACGCTAACTTTAACGTTCGTGGGGTGCCTGTTTCTTCTGGTGGTTCTAGATATTTTCAAATTCAGGAAGATGGACTACCTCTCAACCTATTCGGTGATACCTCTTTCGGAAATGCCGATAACTTCTTGCGAATCGATTCCAATATTGGCCGAGTAGAGGCCATTCGAGGG GGGTCTGCATCGACTCAAACTTCTAACGGACCTGCCGGTATCATCAACATGATCAGTAAGACCGGTAAAACTGAAGGAGGTTCATTGGCAACAACCTTCGGATTGGATTATCAGACCAGTAGACTTGATTTTGAATATGGTTCTCCCATCGGTAACGGACTCACCTTTCACATGGGAGGTTTTATGAGAACCGGTGAAGGACCAAGGGATATCGGGTACCAAGGTAACAAAGGTGGGCAGTTCAAAGCGAACATCACCAAAGAATTCAATAGCGGCTACGTGCGTGTTTATGCCAAATTCTTAAATGATAGATCGGTCATGTACCTGCCTATGCCTATGTTGTTGGAAGGGAACAATGACGACCCTACCTACTCCAATTTACCTGGTTTCGATATTACCGGAGACGCAACCCAATCGGCCTATTTACAGCAAAGTGCGGGAACCAATCCTTTTGATGGTGGCGGTAGACATGTGAACGATGTTAGAAATGGTAACAACCCTATTTCTAAAGCATTGGGTGCTGAATTTTCGTTTGATTTAGGAAACGATTGGAAAATAGCCGGTAAGGCAAGATACTCAAATAATAGCGGGCAATGGGTAGCTCCGTTCACCGCCGCTGTGGGCACGGTGGCCGAAATTGATGCTACGGCAAGAGCTGCCGCCGGAGCCGGAACTGAGGCCTTGGTATATTCCGATGGAGCTAGGGAGGCATTTAATCCGGAAAACGGATTGGCACAGATCATACACATGTTCGATGTTACCGTAGATGATTTGAGCAATTTCTTTAGCGATACAAAGATTACCAAAAAGCTAGGTGATAATATTGGGCTTACCGCTGGTTTGTTTACGGCAACGCAGAACACCAAAATAGGATGGCAATGGAGCTCTTTTATCTCTGAGGTCAAGGGAGATGGAGAAGCCAGATTGGCTGATTTTGATGGATTTTCAAGAAATGGACAATATTCCTACGGAACTCCGGTCTGGGGCAACTGCTGCCAGCGTAAATACAATACGGTACATAACGTGAACTCTCCTTATGTTGGTATCGATGCCGGTATTACCGAAAAATTGAACTTTGATGGTAGTGTACGTTTTGAGAACGTAAATGTTAACGGAACTATTCAAGCTGGTCCAACTAGTCAAGGTTCTTATGACTATGATGGCGATGGCGTTATTCAAGGAATTGAACAAGTTGTACCCGTAATTGCAGGTAATGCAGGACAAATCGTTAACGATAGCTACAATTTTGTATCCTATTCCGCAGGTCTTAACTATAAGATCAATGATGGTGCGGCGGTATTTACAAGATATAGTAAAGGTGCATCAGGTAGGGCTGCTGATAGAAATACCTATGGTGCAGATGGTTTGGCCGATGTTCAATTCGACGAGCTTTCACAACTTGAAGTAGGTGTCAAGAAAAGACTTAATAACGGAAGTCTCAATCTTACCGGTTTTATAAGTAATACTGATGAAGGTATTAGCAATGAATTGAATAGAACGGTAGGCAATCCGTTTAAGGCTTTGGGTATTGAAGCGGAAACCGCTCTAGCCTTTGGAGAGAACTTTTCCGTGAACGGTTCCCTCACTTGGACCAAAGCTGAAATCGATGGTGGAGACAATGAAGGTAACACGCCTAGAAGACAAGCAGATTTTGTGTATAACCTTTCACCTTCCTACAACTTTGGAGCTACCAAGCAACATGCAGTTGTGTTGAGCGTATTGGGTACCTCTAAGTCGTATGCCCAAGATGACAATGATTTGGTCATACCTGGCTATGCATACTTTAACCTTATTGGAAGGGCAGGATTGACCAAAGGACTTTCATTGGTATTGAGTGTGAACAACCTTTTTGATACCGTTGGTATAACAGAGGTAGAAGGAAATGGTGACGGTGCTTTTGGTGCAGACCGTTTGGTAAGGGCAAGATCGATCAGTGGTAGATCTTCCACTTTATCGCTACAATACAAGTTCTAA